From Alienimonas californiensis, a single genomic window includes:
- a CDS encoding aldose 1-epimerase, translated as MTADVITLTAPNGATAQIAPQRGFNLYRLALPAQGQDEPVEALAAEADFPAGGKPSHSGIPLLFPFPNRIKAGEFTTDQQSEHLLPLGDGPGEAKSDGAGNAIHGFAFDRAWTVTAQDERSATATFTLSENDPERASLWPGDGRLTVAYELTGDGLRCDLTVENLGDEPLPFGLGTHPYFKLPVGPSSGENSGTAADCTVTVPAAARYELIGGVPTGEVVALDEGYDLQHGPAFGGLKLDDVYTQVSAKADEPGVIESVIENPANGLRIVQRCDAAFREQVVFTPPWFREGDAGSICIEPYTCATDAVNLAGRGVDAGWRTLAPGDRFETWFEIAVQ; from the coding sequence ATGACCGCCGACGTGATCACCCTCACCGCCCCCAACGGGGCGACCGCGCAGATCGCCCCGCAGCGGGGCTTCAATCTGTACCGCCTCGCCCTGCCCGCGCAAGGGCAGGACGAACCCGTCGAGGCGCTCGCCGCCGAGGCGGACTTCCCCGCCGGCGGCAAGCCGTCGCACAGCGGGATCCCGCTGCTGTTCCCCTTCCCCAATCGCATCAAGGCGGGGGAGTTCACGACGGACCAGCAGTCCGAACACCTCCTGCCGTTGGGCGACGGGCCGGGCGAGGCGAAGTCCGACGGCGCCGGCAACGCGATCCACGGCTTCGCCTTCGACCGCGCCTGGACCGTCACGGCGCAGGACGAACGCTCCGCCACCGCGACCTTCACCCTGTCCGAGAACGATCCGGAACGGGCCTCCCTCTGGCCCGGCGACGGCCGGCTGACGGTCGCCTACGAACTGACCGGCGACGGCCTGCGGTGCGACCTGACGGTCGAAAACCTCGGCGACGAACCTCTGCCCTTCGGCCTCGGCACGCACCCGTATTTCAAGCTGCCGGTCGGCCCGTCTTCCGGAGAAAACAGCGGCACGGCCGCCGACTGCACCGTCACGGTGCCAGCCGCCGCCCGCTATGAACTGATCGGGGGCGTGCCGACGGGCGAAGTGGTGGCGCTGGACGAGGGCTACGACCTGCAACACGGTCCGGCATTCGGCGGCCTGAAACTGGACGACGTCTACACGCAGGTCTCGGCGAAGGCGGACGAGCCGGGCGTGATCGAATCGGTGATCGAGAACCCCGCGAACGGCCTGCGGATCGTGCAGCGGTGTGACGCGGCGTTCCGGGAACAGGTCGTCTTCACCCCGCCGTGGTTCCGCGAGGGGGACGCCGGTTCCATCTGCATCGAGCCCTACACCTGCGCCACGGACGCCGTGAACCTCGCCGGCCGCGGCGTCGACGCCGGTTGGCGCACGCTCGCGCCGGGCGACCGGTTCGAGACGTGGTTCGAGATCGCGGTGCAGTGA
- a CDS encoding DUF1573 domain-containing protein, with product MLRPAPRSCILERAFIPGRVRPLLLGVAAGLAGLLALPADGAAQIYYGTPIAGGRSFQGGPVAVATTRDDSWAKGLFSETEHDFGVVARGALTQHPVTIENTTDRTVHISSVGASCTCASGRVDNQTLAPGESTTLTLEMNTRQFHGKKDSNVIVQFDAPQFAEVRIPVQMYCRKDVVLTPGEVNFGAVEKGAGAERTVQIAYAGFAGWQIRSVEGGGKLLDAEVTETGRTASGADYALRVRLSPDAPPGPIRERLTLVTSDANNPKVPVLVEGEVEDDITVRDVDLGTVVSGQTKRFNVVLRGKEPFKINGIVCDGKAGDNFGMKLPDAERPVHVVPMEFTAPAGNGAYEETFTVDVEGREEPVVFYARGRVLGG from the coding sequence ATGCTTCGCCCCGCTCCTCGTTCGTGCATTCTCGAACGGGCGTTCATCCCCGGACGGGTCCGGCCGTTGCTGCTCGGCGTGGCCGCCGGACTGGCCGGGCTGCTCGCCCTGCCGGCCGACGGAGCGGCGCAGATCTACTACGGCACGCCCATCGCCGGCGGGCGGAGCTTCCAGGGCGGCCCCGTCGCGGTCGCCACCACCCGGGACGACTCCTGGGCGAAAGGGCTGTTCAGCGAAACGGAGCACGACTTCGGCGTCGTCGCCCGCGGGGCCCTCACGCAGCACCCCGTCACGATCGAGAACACGACCGACCGCACGGTCCACATCAGCAGCGTGGGCGCCAGTTGCACCTGCGCCTCCGGCAGGGTCGACAACCAAACCCTCGCCCCCGGCGAGAGCACGACCCTCACGCTGGAGATGAACACCCGGCAGTTCCACGGGAAAAAAGACTCCAACGTCATCGTCCAGTTCGACGCCCCGCAGTTCGCCGAGGTGCGCATCCCCGTGCAGATGTACTGCCGCAAGGACGTCGTCCTGACCCCCGGCGAGGTGAACTTCGGCGCCGTCGAGAAGGGCGCCGGGGCGGAGCGGACCGTGCAGATCGCCTACGCCGGCTTCGCCGGCTGGCAGATCCGCAGCGTGGAGGGCGGCGGGAAGCTGCTGGACGCCGAGGTCACCGAAACCGGCCGCACCGCCTCCGGCGCCGACTACGCCCTGCGGGTGCGGCTCTCCCCGGACGCCCCCCCGGGGCCGATCCGCGAGCGGCTGACCCTCGTCACCTCCGACGCCAACAACCCCAAGGTGCCCGTGCTGGTCGAGGGCGAAGTCGAGGACGACATCACCGTCCGCGACGTGGACCTCGGCACGGTCGTCAGCGGCCAGACCAAGCGATTCAACGTCGTCCTGCGGGGCAAGGAGCCGTTCAAGATCAACGGGATCGTCTGCGACGGCAAAGCCGGCGACAACTTCGGGATGAAACTGCCGGACGCCGAGCGCCCCGTGCACGTCGTCCCCATGGAGTTCACCGCCCCCGCCGGCAACGGTGCCTACGAGGAAACCTTCACCGTGGACGTCGAGGGCCGCGAAGAGCCGGTCGTCTTCTACGCCCGCGGCCGGGTCCTCGGCGGCTGA
- a CDS encoding EcsC family protein encodes MSDASDPSSPAADLPAEPLPAEALEDLENAVEVLEYRGMLRQISDALGARFERAVEFLPDIAQGKVEEVTNASLKAALNVAVKTMDKKSEAASWDLSHKLAGAAVGMVGGAFGLPSALVELPLSTTVMLRSVADIARANGEDLTKLETRLECLNVFALGGGVPEDGAEQKADDGYDSAYFATRVLLGQEIGAATKSIAAKGLSDDAAQPVVRFLAKIAARYGIVVSEKMAAMAVPILGAAAGAAINIAFTSHFQSVARAHFSVRRLEREHGKERVKREYLRLTKKLNA; translated from the coding sequence GTGTCCGACGCGTCCGATCCGTCTTCTCCCGCCGCCGACCTGCCGGCCGAACCGCTCCCGGCGGAGGCGCTGGAGGATCTGGAGAATGCGGTCGAGGTCCTTGAGTACCGCGGCATGCTGCGGCAGATCTCCGACGCCCTGGGCGCCCGGTTCGAGCGGGCCGTCGAGTTCCTGCCGGACATCGCGCAGGGCAAGGTGGAGGAGGTGACGAACGCCTCGCTCAAGGCGGCGCTGAACGTGGCCGTCAAAACGATGGATAAGAAGTCCGAGGCCGCCAGTTGGGACCTCTCCCACAAGCTGGCCGGGGCCGCGGTGGGGATGGTCGGGGGCGCGTTCGGGCTGCCCTCGGCGCTGGTGGAGTTGCCGCTGTCCACCACGGTGATGCTCCGCAGCGTCGCGGATATCGCCCGGGCCAACGGCGAGGACCTCACCAAGCTGGAAACCCGCCTGGAGTGCCTGAACGTGTTCGCCCTGGGCGGCGGCGTCCCGGAGGACGGGGCGGAGCAGAAGGCCGACGACGGCTACGACAGCGCCTACTTCGCCACCCGCGTGCTGCTGGGTCAGGAGATCGGGGCGGCGACGAAGAGCATCGCGGCGAAGGGCCTCTCGGACGACGCGGCCCAGCCGGTGGTCAGGTTCCTCGCGAAGATCGCCGCCCGCTACGGGATCGTGGTCTCCGAGAAGATGGCGGCGATGGCCGTGCCGATCCTCGGCGCCGCGGCCGGGGCGGCGATCAACATCGCCTTCACCAGTCACTTCCAAAGCGTCGCCCGGGCCCACTTCTCCGTCCGCCGTCTGGAGCGGGAGCACGGCAAGGAGCGGGTCAAACGGGAGTACCTGCGCCTGACGAAGAAACTCAACGCCTGA
- a CDS encoding exonuclease domain-containing protein → MSESASTSPPRRPPAEGPPAMGPSAAAPPAVPPDPDAALGDVCFVAFDLETTGCTAASDRTVEIGAVRFDLAGRELGTFEELVNPGRPIPANVIRVHGITDAHVVDAAPMAAVLPRFLDWIGESGAPPVLMAHNARFDMGFVGAGLHRAGLTAPAAPVIDTVRLSRRRMPTERSHSLKNCAARFGVTNDRAHRALSDARALMAVFLNLVQRPPAVRTVGQLDALCGCGPLRAEIATPRGGVTTGSSTGVGWPRRRRRYEPPPGDHAALTAAIATRTTVRIVYDGGTKGVAARSVTPRSLRRRGGELYLFAWCHTDAKEKQYRVDRIREVTTR, encoded by the coding sequence ATGAGCGAATCCGCGTCGACCAGTCCGCCCCGTCGTCCCCCGGCGGAGGGTCCCCCGGCGATGGGTCCCTCCGCGGCGGCACCCCCGGCGGTCCCGCCCGATCCCGACGCCGCGTTGGGCGACGTCTGCTTCGTCGCCTTCGATCTGGAGACGACCGGCTGCACCGCCGCGAGCGACCGGACGGTGGAGATCGGGGCCGTCCGCTTCGACCTCGCCGGGCGCGAGTTGGGGACGTTCGAGGAACTGGTGAACCCCGGCCGGCCGATCCCGGCGAACGTGATTCGGGTGCACGGCATCACGGACGCCCATGTCGTCGACGCGGCCCCGATGGCGGCGGTGCTGCCGCGGTTCCTCGACTGGATCGGGGAGAGCGGCGCCCCCCCGGTCCTGATGGCTCACAACGCCCGGTTCGACATGGGATTCGTCGGGGCCGGGCTGCATCGGGCCGGGCTGACGGCGCCGGCGGCGCCGGTGATCGACACCGTGCGGCTCTCCCGCCGGCGGATGCCCACCGAACGCAGCCATTCCCTCAAAAACTGCGCCGCCCGCTTCGGGGTGACGAACGACCGGGCTCACCGGGCGCTGTCCGACGCCCGCGCCCTGATGGCGGTGTTCCTGAACCTCGTCCAGCGCCCGCCGGCGGTGCGGACGGTCGGGCAACTCGACGCCCTGTGCGGCTGCGGCCCGCTGCGGGCGGAGATCGCCACGCCCCGCGGCGGCGTCACGACCGGCAGTTCCACGGGCGTCGGCTGGCCGCGACGGCGGCGGCGTTACGAACCCCCGCCGGGCGACCACGCGGCTCTCACCGCGGCGATCGCCACGCGGACGACAGTCCGCATCGTCTACGACGGCGGCACGAAGGGCGTGGCCGCCCGCTCCGTCACCCCCCGCAGCCTGCGGCGGCGGGGCGGGGAGCTGTACCTGTTCGCCTGGTGCCACACCGACGCCAAGGAAAAACAGTACCGCGTCGACCGCATCCGCGAGGTCACGACCCGCTGA
- a CDS encoding HEAT repeat domain-containing protein yields MSDTTASPRTAARTAFALLAALLFGPGLAVGQEEFGDPPAAPATNPAENFAEAAAPDPMVARLEAARAVLIAGGVVDPLPQAGPLLIAYERATLPYVRDRRSQPVRTLSGVVRVLNAGTAPVHLGPGTRLTADQQAISPNVVPEGLRYTSNDIRGDGSEWETYRTVAPGAVAEFPAAFVGLPGGRNDMPEAMTLTVPYVVGGTLAPPGAEGGSATTVEGGVPQTAELDLVAYHRGLANLQVRRTGPRDVLAVFGVRGDLTYLGRFALLDRMRATANEGGRRGVLLWENAVRNGEGVWTPTVPALPAPPPGPLGQPGFDPSGSARFDEFASYRSTGWPPLQAGFAEFARAPGLLGGPDDPPVAEMLVAANGLRTALRAGGLALGSQGPVGDFGNFYEDPTDAAADVLGSALRTLPPAEAEALIRNADPLVRPGVVRYAGPNLPPDRVPLLIELTTDAAFAVRSAAAAALGTFDRDEARAALTGLVRNADDPQLAAAAAESLAVSRFPKGQTALAETLADGAEGVPSEVFATLARYSDPAWESTLVALAGDDTAEPDVRVAALRAVVAGRSPAADRLLADAIAGADPIAARAAFGVLAERPDPASRLLAEGYALRALGDAAEAGEPLEDEVADFLRETRPPSAAEPLWALFDAGEESPQAETIELLAAIAPTAGDPSSARAVGGRLADAWDRMDREARAVTLDAVADLAPDRLPPLAGDALQSGDSTFEQAARSALSDARTDEATVDRLLIEAFQSADESLAAIRLALTLIARATPATRAAVLEGRWDENEARRAAADAAVSRLTQYGPGQAFFLKGGLQAMADNDNDTLPDGGPEPHRASLRYLDIAVRLDPELAAGWSQRAFSRGQAGQLEGARDDYRRALELDPYDNLAMTGLAILEIELGGDVEAGLARGEAGLKKYPEDRLFAYNMACVYGVAAKALRPKIESGEADAATRERFERYRDKSREHLVRSYRLGLGRTGGSALQEQHAAEHRHHAASDPDLDVLHGDETFEQIVTGTLPPAPGEEGAAPKGAPQDDGGPGLLPDDIEFE; encoded by the coding sequence GTGTCTGACACGACCGCGTCTCCCAGGACCGCCGCCCGCACCGCGTTCGCGCTGCTCGCCGCCCTGCTATTCGGACCGGGACTCGCCGTCGGGCAGGAGGAGTTCGGCGACCCGCCCGCCGCCCCGGCGACGAACCCCGCGGAAAACTTCGCCGAGGCCGCCGCGCCGGACCCGATGGTCGCCCGGCTGGAGGCGGCCCGGGCGGTCCTGATCGCCGGGGGCGTCGTCGATCCGCTGCCGCAGGCCGGGCCGCTGCTGATCGCTTATGAACGGGCCACGCTGCCCTACGTCCGCGATCGGCGGTCCCAGCCGGTGCGGACGCTCTCCGGCGTGGTGCGGGTGTTGAACGCCGGCACGGCGCCGGTGCACCTCGGCCCCGGGACGAGGCTCACCGCGGATCAGCAGGCGATCTCGCCCAACGTCGTGCCGGAGGGCCTGCGGTACACCTCCAACGACATCCGCGGCGACGGGTCGGAATGGGAGACCTACCGCACCGTCGCCCCGGGGGCGGTCGCGGAGTTCCCGGCGGCGTTCGTCGGCCTGCCCGGCGGCCGCAACGACATGCCGGAGGCGATGACGCTGACCGTGCCGTACGTCGTCGGCGGGACCCTCGCCCCGCCGGGCGCCGAGGGCGGGTCGGCGACGACGGTGGAGGGCGGCGTGCCGCAGACCGCGGAGCTGGACCTCGTCGCCTACCACCGCGGTCTGGCGAACCTGCAGGTCCGCCGCACCGGCCCGCGGGACGTGCTGGCGGTGTTCGGGGTGCGGGGCGATCTGACCTACCTCGGCCGGTTCGCCCTGCTGGACCGCATGCGGGCGACGGCGAACGAGGGCGGCCGCCGGGGCGTGCTGCTCTGGGAGAACGCGGTCCGCAACGGGGAAGGCGTCTGGACGCCGACCGTCCCGGCGCTGCCCGCTCCGCCGCCGGGGCCGCTGGGGCAGCCGGGGTTCGATCCGAGCGGGTCGGCCCGGTTCGACGAGTTCGCCTCCTATCGCTCGACCGGCTGGCCGCCGTTGCAGGCGGGGTTTGCGGAGTTCGCCCGCGCCCCGGGGCTGCTCGGCGGGCCGGACGACCCGCCGGTGGCGGAGATGCTCGTCGCGGCGAACGGGCTGCGGACGGCCCTGCGGGCGGGCGGGCTGGCGCTGGGCTCGCAGGGGCCGGTGGGGGACTTCGGCAACTTCTATGAAGACCCGACCGACGCCGCCGCCGACGTGCTGGGCAGCGCCCTGCGGACGCTCCCCCCCGCGGAGGCCGAAGCCCTGATTCGCAACGCCGATCCGCTGGTGCGGCCGGGGGTCGTCCGCTACGCCGGGCCGAACCTCCCGCCGGACCGCGTGCCGCTGCTGATCGAACTGACGACCGACGCGGCGTTCGCCGTCCGCAGCGCCGCCGCCGCGGCGTTGGGGACCTTCGACCGGGACGAGGCGCGGGCGGCGCTGACGGGACTGGTGCGGAACGCGGACGATCCGCAACTCGCCGCCGCCGCCGCCGAGAGTCTCGCCGTCTCCCGCTTCCCGAAGGGGCAAACCGCCCTCGCCGAGACGCTGGCCGACGGCGCCGAGGGGGTGCCCTCGGAGGTGTTCGCCACGCTGGCCCGGTACAGCGATCCGGCGTGGGAGAGCACGCTGGTGGCGCTGGCGGGGGACGACACGGCGGAGCCGGACGTTCGCGTCGCGGCGCTGCGGGCGGTGGTGGCGGGGCGGTCCCCGGCGGCGGATCGACTGCTCGCCGACGCGATCGCCGGGGCGGACCCGATCGCCGCCCGGGCCGCCTTCGGCGTGCTGGCGGAGCGGCCGGATCCCGCCTCCCGCCTGCTGGCCGAGGGCTACGCCCTGCGGGCGTTGGGCGACGCCGCCGAGGCCGGCGAGCCGCTGGAGGACGAGGTGGCGGACTTCCTCCGCGAGACCCGCCCGCCCTCCGCCGCCGAACCGCTGTGGGCGCTGTTCGACGCCGGCGAGGAGTCGCCCCAGGCGGAGACGATCGAACTGCTGGCCGCCATCGCCCCGACGGCGGGCGATCCGTCCTCCGCGCGGGCGGTGGGCGGACGGCTGGCGGACGCCTGGGACCGCATGGACCGGGAGGCCCGCGCCGTCACGCTGGACGCCGTCGCCGACCTCGCCCCGGACCGCCTGCCCCCGCTGGCCGGCGACGCGCTCCAGAGCGGCGATTCCACCTTCGAGCAGGCCGCCCGGTCCGCCCTCAGCGACGCCCGCACCGACGAGGCGACCGTGGATCGGTTGCTGATCGAGGCCTTCCAGTCCGCCGACGAGAGCCTGGCCGCGATTCGGTTGGCGCTCACGCTGATCGCCCGCGCGACCCCCGCGACGCGGGCCGCCGTGCTGGAGGGCCGCTGGGACGAGAACGAAGCCCGCCGGGCCGCGGCGGACGCCGCCGTCAGCCGGCTCACGCAGTACGGCCCCGGTCAGGCCTTCTTCCTGAAGGGCGGTCTCCAGGCGATGGCCGACAACGACAACGACACCCTGCCCGACGGCGGACCGGAGCCCCATCGGGCCAGCCTGAGGTATCTGGACATCGCCGTCCGCCTCGACCCGGAACTGGCCGCCGGCTGGAGCCAGCGGGCCTTCAGCCGCGGCCAAGCCGGCCAACTGGAAGGCGCCCGCGACGACTACCGCAGGGCCCTCGAACTGGACCCGTACGACAACCTCGCCATGACCGGGCTGGCGATCCTGGAGATCGAACTCGGCGGCGACGTGGAGGCCGGCCTCGCCCGGGGCGAGGCCGGGCTGAAGAAGTATCCGGAGGACCGCCTGTTCGCCTACAACATGGCCTGTGTCTACGGCGTCGCCGCAAAGGCGTTGCGGCCGAAGATCGAGTCCGGCGAGGCCGACGCCGCGACCAGGGAGCGGTTCGAACGCTACCGCGACAAGTCCCGCGAGCACCTGGTCCGCTCCTACCGCCTCGGCTTGGGTCGGACCGGCGGGTCGGCCCTGCAGGAACAACACGCCGCCGAGCACCGGCACCACGCCGCCTCCGACCCGGACCTCGACGTGCTGCACGGCGACGAGACGTTCGAGCAGATCGTCACGGGAACCCTTCCGCCGGCCCCCGGTGAGGAAGGGGCCGCCCCCAAAGGTGCCCCGCAGGACGACGGCGGTCCCGGCCTGCTGCCCGACGACATCGAGTTCGAATAG
- a CDS encoding amidase, whose protein sequence is MPIDAFADLPTHAAALRRGEYSSVALTEFCLNRLETHGPTLNALVAVTRERALREAERADAELALGVDRGPLHGIPYGVKDLLAAAGYPTTWGAEPLRNQRFEQDSAAVAKLTAAGAVLCAKLAMAEWAGGFGYEQPDASFTGPAVCAWGEDRWAGGSSSGSGSAVGAGLLPFALGSETWGSIHSPANNNGVCGLRPTFGRVDRAGCMTLSWTMDKLGPLARTAHDCGLVLNAIAGGAPLNDDGEAGGAGEAFAPDEMVAERAYRYPPERVRTPPFKLAVLPGAAERAQDAVRENYEASLEALRSLGTVEEIELPAFPYEVAATVILNAELAAASDDFVSAGLSWDLTAPEDRYGGLAGRMIPAVDYLNALRVRAKFARALDRLFAPFDAIVTPARATVAQPLGMPFRRYAPGATAETLGGPANAAGLPGLCLPNGFDADGLPTGLNLVGRAFGENRVLAVGRAYQAVTDWHTRRPERWA, encoded by the coding sequence ATGCCGATCGACGCCTTCGCCGACCTTCCCACGCACGCCGCGGCCCTGCGGCGGGGGGAGTATTCGTCGGTCGCACTAACGGAGTTCTGCCTGAACCGGCTCGAAACGCACGGGCCGACGTTGAACGCCTTGGTCGCCGTCACCCGGGAGCGGGCGTTGCGGGAGGCGGAGCGGGCGGACGCGGAGTTGGCGCTCGGCGTCGATCGCGGCCCGCTGCACGGCATCCCGTACGGGGTGAAGGATCTGCTCGCCGCGGCGGGCTACCCGACGACGTGGGGGGCGGAACCGCTGCGGAATCAGCGGTTCGAGCAGGACAGCGCCGCCGTCGCCAAGCTGACCGCGGCCGGGGCCGTGCTGTGCGCGAAGCTGGCGATGGCGGAGTGGGCCGGCGGGTTCGGCTACGAGCAGCCGGACGCCTCCTTCACCGGCCCCGCCGTCTGCGCCTGGGGCGAGGACCGTTGGGCCGGGGGGAGTTCGAGCGGCTCCGGCAGCGCGGTGGGGGCCGGGTTATTGCCGTTCGCCCTCGGCAGCGAGACGTGGGGCAGCATTCATTCCCCGGCCAACAACAACGGCGTGTGCGGGTTGCGGCCGACCTTCGGCCGCGTCGACCGGGCCGGCTGCATGACGCTGAGTTGGACGATGGACAAACTCGGCCCGCTGGCCCGCACGGCGCACGACTGCGGGTTGGTGCTCAATGCGATCGCTGGGGGCGCGCCGCTTAACGACGACGGCGAAGCAGGGGGGGCTGGTGAGGCGTTCGCTCCTGACGAGATGGTCGCAGAGCGTGCCTACCGCTATCCGCCGGAGCGGGTGAGGACGCCGCCGTTCAAGCTGGCGGTCCTGCCCGGGGCGGCGGAGCGGGCGCAGGATGCGGTGCGGGAGAACTACGAAGCCAGCCTTGAAGCGCTGCGCTCGCTGGGCACGGTGGAGGAGATCGAACTGCCGGCGTTCCCGTACGAGGTGGCGGCGACGGTGATCCTCAACGCGGAACTGGCCGCCGCGTCGGACGACTTCGTCTCCGCCGGGCTGTCGTGGGATCTGACCGCCCCGGAAGACCGCTACGGCGGACTCGCCGGGCGGATGATCCCGGCGGTCGACTACCTGAACGCCCTGCGGGTGCGGGCGAAGTTCGCCCGGGCACTGGACCGGCTGTTCGCCCCGTTCGACGCGATCGTCACCCCGGCCCGGGCGACGGTCGCCCAACCACTGGGGATGCCGTTCCGACGCTACGCCCCCGGGGCGACGGCGGAGACGCTGGGCGGCCCGGCGAACGCCGCCGGTTTGCCGGGGCTCTGCCTGCCCAACGGCTTCGACGCGGACGGCCTGCCGACAGGGCTGAACCTCGTCGGCCGGGCCTTCGGGGAGAATCGCGTGCTAGCCGTCGGGCGGGCGTATCAGGCGGTGACGGACTGGCACACCCGGCGGCCGGAGCGGTGGGCGTAG
- a CDS encoding SRPBCC family protein: protein MFEKTRGLLKGLALGAGAMYMFDPQFGSTRRSKLKDQFVRAGSDYGTLWEKGTKDLGNRIKGQAFEAKGLLTGEVADDATIENRVRAAAGHLLTDAGGLRVEARDGVVTLGGTVRPGEPDLLVPAVEKVRGVRSVEALLTTAGEPIPHRPQTGLAANLPTGELTHAARLGLATAGVGLLARAVLRRGPLMLPLAAAGAALFQKGRRGGRVEDLLGLSQAPKPIHLDKTVHIDAPREQVYEFLLDAEASRRFFPGHWQVEDLGGGRHRWGTTFAGAQLTCEEVVTEQVQNEKIAWQSTPESLVQYEGQARFEPEGDGTRVSVHLSWQPPGGSLGEIAARAFRMDPKSMLDEGLKRSKLHLEEHAVRPVHA from the coding sequence ATGTTCGAGAAAACCCGCGGCCTGCTCAAAGGGCTCGCCCTGGGCGCCGGGGCGATGTACATGTTCGATCCGCAGTTCGGGTCGACCCGGCGGAGCAAGTTGAAGGACCAGTTCGTCCGGGCCGGGTCCGACTACGGCACGCTGTGGGAAAAAGGCACGAAGGACCTGGGGAACCGGATCAAGGGGCAGGCCTTCGAAGCGAAGGGCCTGCTGACCGGCGAGGTCGCCGACGACGCCACCATCGAAAACCGCGTCCGGGCCGCCGCCGGCCACCTGCTGACGGACGCCGGCGGTCTGCGGGTCGAGGCCCGGGACGGCGTGGTCACGCTGGGCGGCACCGTGCGGCCCGGCGAGCCGGACCTGCTGGTCCCGGCCGTGGAGAAGGTGCGGGGCGTCCGCAGCGTCGAGGCCCTGCTCACCACCGCCGGGGAGCCGATCCCCCACCGGCCGCAGACCGGCCTGGCCGCGAACCTCCCCACCGGCGAGCTGACCCACGCCGCCCGCCTCGGCCTCGCGACCGCGGGCGTCGGGCTGCTGGCCCGGGCCGTGCTGCGTCGCGGCCCGCTGATGTTGCCGCTGGCGGCGGCGGGGGCGGCCCTGTTCCAGAAGGGCCGCCGCGGCGGGCGGGTGGAGGATCTGCTGGGCCTGTCGCAGGCTCCCAAGCCGATTCACCTGGACAAAACCGTTCACATCGACGCCCCCCGCGAGCAGGTGTACGAGTTCCTGCTCGACGCCGAGGCCAGCCGCCGGTTCTTCCCCGGACACTGGCAGGTCGAGGACCTGGGCGGCGGCCGTCACCGCTGGGGCACCACCTTCGCCGGGGCGCAGCTGACCTGCGAGGAAGTCGTCACCGAGCAGGTCCAGAACGAAAAGATCGCCTGGCAGAGCACCCCCGAAAGCCTCGTGCAATACGAGGGGCAGGCCCGCTTCGAGCCCGAGGGCGACGGCACCCGCGTCAGCGTCCACCTGAGCTGGCAGCCGCCCGGCGGCAGCCTTGGCGAGATCGCCGCCCGTGCCTTCCGCATGGACCCCAAGAGCATGCTCGACGAAGGCCTGAAGCGTTCCAAGCTGCACCTCGAAGAGCACGCCGTGCGTCCCGTTCACGCCTAG
- a CDS encoding cob(I)yrinic acid a,c-diamide adenosyltransferase, which yields MRIDQVVTGGGDRGETSLADGSRVPKTDPRLAALGDVDELNAAVGLARCAAARDGAIDAPLAAVQQDLFDLGADLAVPVMEGEDDAERPPLRITAGQTERVTAAAKAAAAPQPALSSFVLPGGTELAARLHLARTVCRRAERSVWALHAAAGSDGPGVNPHAAVYLNRLSDLLFCLSRTANENGAGDVLWVPGANR from the coding sequence ATGCGCATCGATCAGGTCGTCACCGGCGGCGGAGACCGGGGGGAGACCTCCCTGGCGGACGGCTCCCGCGTGCCCAAAACGGACCCGCGGCTGGCGGCGCTGGGGGACGTGGACGAACTGAACGCCGCCGTGGGTCTCGCCCGCTGCGCCGCCGCCCGGGACGGGGCGATCGACGCGCCGCTCGCCGCCGTGCAGCAGGACCTGTTCGATCTGGGGGCGGACCTCGCCGTGCCGGTGATGGAGGGGGAGGACGACGCCGAGCGCCCGCCGCTGCGGATCACCGCCGGGCAGACGGAGCGGGTGACGGCCGCCGCCAAGGCCGCCGCGGCGCCGCAGCCGGCGCTGTCGAGCTTCGTGCTGCCCGGCGGCACGGAGCTGGCGGCCCGGTTGCACCTCGCCCGCACCGTCTGCCGGCGGGCGGAGCGGTCCGTCTGGGCCCTGCACGCCGCCGCGGGTTCCGACGGACCGGGGGTCAATCCGCACGCGGCGGTCTACCTCAACCGGCTGAGCGACCTGCTGTTCTGCCTGAGCCGCACCGCCAACGAAAACGGCGCCGGCGACGTCCTGTGGGTCCCGGGGGCGAACCGCTGA